CCCAGATCAGCAGGATACGGTAAGTGCGAAGGGCTATGCTTATGGCTACGTGGGGAGCGTACTTTTGCAGATCATTTGTTTTGTGTTTGTATTGAGACCCGAACTTTTCGGAATTACAGATCTTTCTTTTCCGCCAAGGTTGTCATTTTTACTGGTAGGCTTATGGTGGATCGGTTTTGCGCAAATCCCTTTCAGAAAGCTGCCGGCTGGCAGTCCCAATTATGCTACTATCAATAAGAAAGTGATCAATAGCGGTTTTCAGGAACTTGCCAAAGTTTGGAAACAATTAAAGCACATGAAGTTCCTTAAAAGGTTCTTACCTGCCTTCTTTTTCTATTCAATGGGTGTACAAACCATTATGCTGGCTGCTGCCGGTTTTGGCGAGAAGACACTGCACCTGGGCACGGCAAAACTGATTGCCGTGATCCTCATTATACAGCTGGTGGCTATAGCCGGGGCTGTACTGATGTCGCGGTTTGCAAAAAAGAAGGGAAATGTAAGGGTATTGATCTTTGTGGTGTTCATCTGGATTGGAACGTGTATATGTGCTTATTTTGTAACCAATGAGTACCAGTTTTTTGGCCTGGCCGCAGTTGTAGGCTTAATTATGGGAGGGATACAGTCGCTTTCCCGCTCTACTTATTCGAAATATCTGCCGGAGAATACACCGGATACTGCTTCTTATTTCAGCTTTTACGATGTGACCGAGAAACTGGCCATAGTAATAGGGCTGTTCAGTTTTGCCTATATAGAAGAGGCGACCGGCAGCATGCGCAACTCAATTATTGCTTTGGCATCATTTTTCGTGATAGGTTTGGTATTTTTGCTGCCGCTTAGAAAGGTTGAATCGAAATGAAGATAGAATTATTTGTGCCGTGTTTTGTTGATCAGCTATATCCCGAAACTGCATTCAATACCGTTAAATTACTGGAAAAGGCAGGATGTGAAGTGTTTTACAATACTGCGCAGACCTGCTGCGGACAGCCTGCTTATAATGCAGGATACTGGGAGCAGGCCAAAGAAACAGGTATCAAGTTTTTAAACGATTTCTCTGAGACAGATTATATTGTAGCCCCTTCTGCTTCCTGTGTAGGAATGGTGAAAGGGGGCTTTAACGATCTGTTTACCAATACCATTGTTCACAATAAATGCAGGAATATCCAGGCAAACATATTTGAGCTTTCAGATTTTTTGGTGAACGTGCTGAAGAAGGATTATTTTGGTGCTGAGTTGGATGGTAAGGCTGTTTACCACGATTCCTGCAGCGGTTTGCGTGAATGTAAGATCAAAGAGGAGCCCCGGCTGCTGCTTTCCAAAGTTCATGGACTGGAAATGGTAGAGATGAAAGATACAGATATGTGCTGTGGTTTTGGCGGGACTTTCGCTGTGAAGTTTGATGCCATCTCCTCAGCTATGGCGCAGCAAAAGGTGAACAATGCCCTTGAACAGGGGGCTGAGTACGTTATTTCGACGGATCTTTCCTGCCTGATGCACCTGCAGGGATATATTGACAAAAATAATATCCCTTTAAAAACCATGCATTTAGCCGATGTTTTGGCCAATGGCTGGCTTGAAAGTACAGAATATTAATTATCTTTGCATCCGAAAATAAAATCACATTGTAAGTGATTGTTTTATAATTTTTTATTAAACTTAAATCATAGTTGTAGATGATTAACATTACACTCCCTGACGGATCCGTTCGCCAGTATGAAAAGGGCACAACCGCCCACCAGATTGCCTTATCTATTTCAGAGGGCCTCGCAAGAAATGTTTTAGCTGCCGAAGTAAACGGCGAAGTATGGGATTCTTCAAGACCTATTGAGACTGATGCTGCGGTAAAATTGCTGACCTGGAACGATCAGGCCGGTAAATCTACCTTTTGGCATTCCTCCGCACACATTATGGCTGAAGCCCTGGAAGTTTTGTATCCCGGAACAAAATTCGGGATAGGCCCCGCTATTGAAACCGGTTTCTACTACGATGTTGATTTTGGCGACAGGGAATTTTCTTCGGATGATTTTAAGGCCATTGAAAACAAGATGTTTGAACTGGCCAAACAAAAAGAAGTCTTTGAGCGTAAGGCCATCAGTAAGGCCGATGCCATTAAATATTTTGAAGAAAAAGGTGACGAGTACAAGCTTGACCTTTTGGAAGGCCTGGAGGATGGAAAGATCACCTTTTAT
This window of the Pedobacter africanus genome carries:
- a CDS encoding MFS transporter, giving the protein MKLKNDKKVIRSWAFFDWANSAYNLVITSTIFPAYYTIITTTQEHGDKVSFFGRTFTNTALSNYALSVAYLIMVILLPILSSIADYRGNKKIFMKLFTYMGGLACIGLYFFKLNTLEFGIICFAIAAMGYVGGVMFNNSYLPEIATPDQQDTVSAKGYAYGYVGSVLLQIICFVFVLRPELFGITDLSFPPRLSFLLVGLWWIGFAQIPFRKLPAGSPNYATINKKVINSGFQELAKVWKQLKHMKFLKRFLPAFFFYSMGVQTIMLAAAGFGEKTLHLGTAKLIAVILIIQLVAIAGAVLMSRFAKKKGNVRVLIFVVFIWIGTCICAYFVTNEYQFFGLAAVVGLIMGGIQSLSRSTYSKYLPENTPDTASYFSFYDVTEKLAIVIGLFSFAYIEEATGSMRNSIIALASFFVIGLVFLLPLRKVESK
- a CDS encoding (Fe-S)-binding protein, encoding MKIELFVPCFVDQLYPETAFNTVKLLEKAGCEVFYNTAQTCCGQPAYNAGYWEQAKETGIKFLNDFSETDYIVAPSASCVGMVKGGFNDLFTNTIVHNKCRNIQANIFELSDFLVNVLKKDYFGAELDGKAVYHDSCSGLRECKIKEEPRLLLSKVHGLEMVEMKDTDMCCGFGGTFAVKFDAISSAMAQQKVNNALEQGAEYVISTDLSCLMHLQGYIDKNNIPLKTMHLADVLANGWLESTEY